One genomic segment of Sminthopsis crassicaudata isolate SCR6 chromosome 4, ASM4859323v1, whole genome shotgun sequence includes these proteins:
- the LOC141540475 gene encoding uncharacterized protein LOC141540475 yields the protein MGPGSFRPPPQEIVTFKDVAVDFTQEEWGLLNYPQKELYKEVMLENVWNLLSLGFPVPREDVISYFEEREAPWMLDQKGLRSCPSGEIRLQMKNIAELSPSVDEIHKQTFMSGSLSDFTWREICATHERIYTGHKHDYDQFLPSALLIHQRLHTAENSHECNQVNSYCNTHLRVHTGKKHYECNQCGKTFTRRDGFNAHQRMHTGEKPYKCNHCGKAFRVKRYLLAHQKVHTGENPYECKQCGKTFTWKSGFFRHQRIHTGEKPYKCIQCGKAFTWKSGFIHHQRTHTGENSHEYKQCENSFRVRSYLIAHQKIHNGQKPHECKQCGNAFSQNSGFIQHQRIHTGEKPHECNRCGRAFTQRVHLIKHQRIHTGEKPYECNQCGKAFTWKNKLTKHQRIHTGEKPYECNQCGKAFREKRFLTEHQRTHTGEKPYECNQCEKAFREKRFLIEHQRIHSGEKPYECNQCGKAFTQRAHLIKHQRIHTGENSHECNQCEMSFRVKRYLIAHQRIHTGENLHECKQCGKAFTRKTVFFQHQRIHTGERPYKCNQCGKAFTWRTGFFQHQRIHTGEKPYECNQCGKAFTWRTDFIKHQRIHTGERPYECHQCGKAFTQRAHLTKHQRIHIGDNSHECNQCEKSFRLKSYLTAHQRIHTGENLYECKQCGKAFTQNTHLIVHQSNQCEKSLSEELSYCTSETS from the exons ATGGGCCCTGGGAGCTTCAGACCTCCTCCACAG GAGATAGTGACATTcaaggatgtggctgtggacttcaccCAGGAAGAATGGGGCCTCTTGAACTATCCTCAGAAGGAGTTGTACAAGGAGGTCATGTTGGAGAATGTCTGGAACCTGCTCTCCTTGG GCTTTCCAGTTCCCAGAGAAGATGTGATTTCTTATTTTGAGGAAAGGGAAGCACCATGGATGCTGGACCAAAAAGGCCTAAGGAGCTGCCCTTCAG gagaGATCAGActccaaatgaaaaatattgcAGAACTCAGCCCTTCTGTGGATGAAATTCACAAGCAAACATTCATGAGTGGTAGTCTTAGTGATTTTACTTGGAGAGAAATCTGTGCTACACATGAGAGAATCTACACTGGACATAAACATGATTATGACCAATTTTTACCGAGTGCTCTTCTTATACATCAGAGACTCCATACAGCAGAGAATTCTCATGAATGTAATCAAGTAAATAGCTATTGTAATACACATCTGAGAGTCCACACTGGAAAGAAAcattatgaatgtaatcaatgtggaaagacttttacacGGAGGGATGGTTTTAATGCACATCAGAGAAtgcatactggagagaaaccttataaatgtaatcactgtggaaaggcttttagagttAAGCGTTATCTTCTTGCACATCAGAAAGTTCACACTGGAGAGAACCCTTATGAATGTAagcaatgtggaaagacttttacatGGAAGAGTGGTTTTTTCCGacatcaaagaatccacactggagagaagccttataaatgtattcagtgtggaaaagcttttacatGGAAGAGTGGTTTTATTCACCATCAgagaacccacactggagagaatTCTCATGAATATAAACAATGTGAAAATTCTTTTAGAGTGAGAAGCTATCTTATTGCACATCAGAAAATCCACAATGGCCAAAAACCTCATGAATGTAAACAATGTGGAAATGCTTTTTCACAGAACTCAGGTTTTattcaacatcagagaatccacactggagaaaaacctcaTGAATGTAATCGATGTGGAAGGGCTTTTACACAGAGGGTTCATCTTattaaacatcagagaatccacactggagagaaaccttatgaatgtaatcaatgtggaaaagcttttacatGGAAGAATAAACTTACTAAACATcaaagaattcacactggagagaaaccttatgaatgtaatcaatgtggaaaggcttttagagaaaagagatttcttactgaacatcagagaacccacactggagaaaaaccttatgaatgtaaccaatgtgaaaaggcttttagagaaaaaagatttcttattgaacatcagagaatccacagtggagagaaaccttatgaatgtaatcaatgtggaaaagcttttacacAGAGGGCTCATCTTattaaacatcagagaatccacactggagagaactCTCATGAATGCAATCAATGTGAAATGTCTTTTAGAGTGAAACGTTATCTTATTGCACaccagagaatccatactggagaaaaTCTTCATGAATGTAAacaatgtggaaaggcctttacacgaaagactgttttttttcaacatcagagaatccatactggagagagaccttacaaatgtaatcaatgtggaaaggcttttacatgGAGGACTGGTTTTTttcaacatcagagaatccacactggagagaagccttatgaatgtaatcagtgtggcaAGGCTTTTACATGGAGGACTGATTTTattaaacatcagagaatccacactggagagaggCCTTATGAATGtcatcagtgtggaaaggcttttacacaGAGGGCACATCTTactaaacatcagagaatccacattgGAGATAATTCtcatgaatgtaatcaatgtgaaAAGTCTTTTAGACTGAAGAGTTATCTTACTGCCcaccagagaatccacactggagagaatcTTTATGAATGTAaacagtgtggaaaggcttttacacaaAACACTcatcttattgtacatcagagtAATCAATGTGAAAAGTCTTTGAGTGAAGAGCtatcttattgtacatcagagacTTCATAA